The following proteins are encoded in a genomic region of Ornithodoros turicata isolate Travis chromosome 6, ASM3712646v1, whole genome shotgun sequence:
- the LOC135397439 gene encoding tigger transposable element-derived protein 6-like, which yields MASTCGAKRKAVDIATKVAIVTDLARGEKNSDLAKKYGLSRSTISTIAKDKEKFLHATINADPTTRKRIRKATYADVEDALLKWFVDARSRNIPISGPLMLSKAKDFAFLLDFPDFSPGNGWLHRFKVRHGIVFKGVAGEAASVNMEDVNTWLDENIATIVSYSAQDVYNADETALFYQMLPAKTHALKGDKCSGGKNSKLRITVLLCTNMDGSDRRLPFVIGKYQKPRCFGHYVPVRYRHNKKAWMTRDLFAEWLVEFDRDMARQKRKVLLVLDNCAAHHVKPSLAAVTVLFLPPNATSKIQPLDLGIIHAFKVCYRRRLVQRLLIAIDRPTVDIPLRISLFGAVEMIKASWMEISSQCILHCFRKAGFMDAVNEDDAVVDTCQQDGLHEELWKRVVDADLADPSIDWDDFVGADDGADIAEPFTDEGIVSEVRAGCDPQDSDDNDENAEPPPATVSSSVAIEYIASLKRLVCSKELGDDHLAALNKLESAVISSAFGAQARITDFFSK from the coding sequence ATGGCGTCAACATGCGGTGCCAAACGCAAAGCCGTGGACATTGCAACAAAGGTTGCAATCGTTACTGACCTGGCGAGGGGCGAGAAGAACTCGGATTTGGCTAAGAAGTATGGTTTGTCCAGGTCCACGATCTCGACAATCGCAAAGGACAAAGAGAAGTTTTTGCACGCCACCATCAACGCCGACCCCACGACACGGAAGCGGATTCGCAAGGCGACCTACGCAGACGTCGAAGATGCCCTCTTGAAATGGTTCGTGGATGCCCGGTCTCGGAACATACCGATCAGTGGGCCATTGATGCTATCAAAGGCAAAAGACTTTGCATTCCTTTTGGACTTTCCTGATTTTAGCCCCGGGAATGGATGGCTCCATCGGTTTAAGGTTCGCCATGGGATCGTCTTCAAGGGTGTCGCCGGAGAAGCCGCTTCTGTCAACATGGAGGATGTCAACACGTGGCTCGACGAAAACATTGCTACGATCGTAAGCTACAGTGCGCAGGATGTGTACAATGCCGACGAAACTGCATTATTTTATCAAATGCTTCCTGCAAAAACGCATGCACTGAAGGGGGACAAGTGTAGTGGTGGCAAGAACAGCAAGCTTCGCATAACTGTGCTCTTGTGTACGAACATGGACGGCAGCGACCGGCGCCTGCCGTTCGTAATCGGGAAGTATCAGAAGCCGCGATGCTTCGGCCACTACGTGCCAGTGCGCTATCGCCACAACAAAAAAGCTTGGATGACCCGCGACTTGTTTGCCGAGTGGCTTGTAGAGTTCGACCGCGACATGGCACGACAAAAGAGGAAGGTTCTGCTTGTGCTGGACAACTGTGCTGCGCACCACGTGAAGCCTTCTCTGGCGGCGGTCACAGTGTTGTTTTTGCCGCCGAACGCCACGTCGAAGATTCAGCCGCTGGACTTAGGCATCATCCATGCGTTTAAAGTGTGCTACAGGCGGCGTTTGGTGCAGCGGCTCCTGATTGCCATCGATCGTCCAACTGTTGACATCCCGCTCCGCATCTCCTTGTTTGGTGCCGTGGAAATGATCAAGGCGTCTTGGATGGAAATCAGCAGTCAGTGCATTCTCCATTGCTTTCGCAAGGCGGGATTCATGGATGCTGTCAACGAAGACGATGCGGTTGTGGATACTTGTCAACAAGATGGGCTCCACGAAGAGTTGTGGAAGCGCGTCGTAGATGCGGATCTGGCTGATCCCAGCATTGATTGGGACGACTTTGTTGGCGCAGACGACGGCGCTGACATCGCAGAGCCGTTCACCGATGAAGGCATCGTGAGTGAGGTCAGGGCAGGATGTGACCCACAGGATTCTGACGATAATGACGAAAACGCGGAGCCTCCCCCGGCGACAGTAAGTTCGTCGGTAGCGATTGAGTATATTGCTTCCCTGAAGCGGCTTGTGTGCAGCAAAGAACTGGGCGACGATCATTTGGCCGCACTGAATAAGCTCGAGAGCGCCGTGATAAGCTCGGCTTTCGGCGCGCAGGCCCGTATCACTGACTTTTTCTCAAAATAA